The genomic window TTTCTCTGAATATTTGCTAACACTGAACGACACCAAAattgttaatttgggaaaattgattagtggattataatttatggttttaatttgtaaaGATGTGATTAATGGTGAAATTGTGCATCCTTTCATATTGTTATAGGTAATTTCATTTTTGGGgtatttaaatcttattttttcttaGTACTGTTAATGAAatgtttcccttttattaattcaCAGAAGCTTctcatatatttaaattaataatttcctACTAACTGTGCCCAAAATCAATTATTTTAGTTACATGTCCTCAATGTTTTTCTATAGATTTCATCCTTTGCTATtgatatttcattatttgaatctggcatttttttaaatggagaaaagaaTTTATGTCTTGCTTAAGAATGACTTCTCCACACCAAGATTATAAAATTCATTGGGAAAACCAtctgaaaagaagggaaaagagtgaTTTAATCATTGTAGGTTTGGATTAAAGgattaaatttgattttttttatcacAAAGCATTGTTCAAtattaaattttcaataaatgAATTGATGGgggaaatgattaaataaatttgaAGTAACCCTGATTGATTTATAAGCTAAGAGATTATAAAGATGGTTGTCATCTTTAGGGAAAATATATGCATCTTTTAACTTGATTTGTTAACTTAGGTACATGTTACTTCTTTATgagaaatgtaaatttttttaatgagtcATTAAAGGCTTGTTTAACCTGTTTATTTTTCAGAGTATATATGAAAGGATTTAACATTGGtgatatggaaaaaataagtaCTGACACAACTTTATTAATGTCTACTGTGTCCTTTGCAGATGGTTTGATGTAAATGAAAATGCAGCTGCCATAGGTGATGCATACAACAGTTATATGGGAACAACAGGTTGAAAagccttttttcctttgttgaacAGTAGGAAATTTAAAAACTGTCCTTATGATATATATGTAGGACAGAACCACACATACAAGAGTGAGAATGAAGGTCATTACAGCAGAAGCTATAACCATCTGCTCAATTAACCATGTATCTGAGCATGATATTTTCAGGATAGGAGATGCATCACAGCCAAAATGGTCAATTACATTAGAGTCACAGAATTCCAAATGAAGACCTAAGCTAAGTGGTGGGAAGATCATCACAAATGCTGCCACCCAGCAACAGATAATCATTATTTTGCACACTTGGTTTCTCATTATCTTCATGTAATGCAAGGGTTTGCATATGGCTACATAGTGATCATAGGACATGGtggccaaaaggaaaaattccgtTACCCCAAAGAGATCTGTGAAAAACATTTGAATGATACATTCATTATAGGTAATTTTTCTGTCCCCAGTTGATAAACTGTATAAGAATCTTGGAACGCAGGCTGTGGTAAATGAGATTTCTAAGAAGGAgaaattctgaaggaaaaaatacatgggagtTTTAAGGTGTGCATCCACCAAGGTGAGGGTAATTATGGTCAGATTTCCAGTCACACTCAACATGTAGGTGataagtagaaaaataaacagcaaaatcTGAAGCTGAGGATCTTCTGTCAGTCCCAGAAGAATGAATGTTGTTATTGTTGTGTGGTTTCTCATTACTGACTTCTGTCTTAGGCCAAACTTACATGTAAATTTCGCAGAGATTTGAACTGCAGAAATCTATGACAAAATCATGATTACAATATAATCATAAGAGTAGCCAAACTTAATAAGCCTCTTACTATGATTCAAACACTCttgtatatttattacatatataattcATGCAATCCTTAGGACAACTTGTGAGGTATAGAGGTATATTATCCCCTTTTGGTAATGAGAAAGCAGGCACAGAGAACTAAAGTACAGTCCACTGTTTCCTCAATAGTAAGGATCAGCCACAGAGACCCCAGACTTGCAGTTCTTAATCACTGCACACTGATTGTTGGTATATATTTACCAGAatgttttggtgtaatgaaaataGTCTTTCTATTACTACCTAAAATTGTAAAGGTAGGGTTACTGTGATACCTAATTTCATGTGCCAAttgactaggttatggtgtcacatgcttggtcaagcaaacactgaccTGATTGTGCAAAGGTATGTCAGGGATtgatttgcatctatagtcaggTATTTGCATGTAAGGCTGATTCTACGTATAATTAGCAAAGGAGATTGTCCTCAGTCGTGACGGGAGTCTCCTAATCCAATCCAGCCTGATGACTAGCCCTTTAAGTGTATTGATTCCTCCCTGTTTGCTTAATATTTTTCAGTGCATTACTAAGACTAGAGACTTGAGATTCTGTCATTCTGTGTACCAAACTGTAATGACGGATATTCACAGATATCTAC from Dasypus novemcinctus isolate mDasNov1 chromosome 12, mDasNov1.1.hap2, whole genome shotgun sequence includes these protein-coding regions:
- the LOC105745003 gene encoding olfactory receptor 6C68-like translates to MRNHTTITTFILLGLTEDPQLQILLFIFLLITYMLSVTGNLTIITLTLVDAHLKTPMYFFLQNFSFLEISFTTACVPRFLYSLSTGDRKITYNECIIQMFFTDLFGVTEFFLLATMSYDHYVAICKPLHYMKIMRNQVCKIMIICCWVAAFVMIFPPLSLGLHLEFCDSNVIDHFGCDASPILKISCSDTWLIEQMVIASAVMTFILTLVCVVLSYIYIIRTVFKFPTVQQRKKGFSTCCSHITVVCITYGSCIFIYIKPSAKDTVDINKVVSVLIFSISPMLNPFIYTLKNKQVKQAFNDSLKKFTFLIKK